TGTACAATAATTTACAATGTAAAAAGTTTCACATACTCTATTTGGAAGAAGGATAAAGAAACATGAAAAAACATTGGAGAGGTTGCTTGTTCAGCATATTTTCCATAATCTTGGCACTGTCGGTAACAGGATGTACATCACCCGCCACTTCTAGTCCTACTAGCGCATCATCGTCCTCAGCTAACAACGCTCATGCAGTTATTCAGAAAAGCCCGCACTGGTCCTACGAAGGGGATGAAGGACCGGAGCATTGGGGGGAGCTGGAAAAGGATTTTGTCGCTTGTGGTAACGGTCAGGAGCAATCTCCCATCAACATAGAGCATTCCCATCTGGAAGCTTCGCATACGCAGCAGCCGTTGCAGGTTCATTATTCAACCACTAAAGTATCCATACTAAATAATGGACATACCGTACAAGTCAATGTGGCTAGTCCCAGCAATAATATTGTCGTGGACGGCGCTACATTCACCTTAAAGCAGTTCCATTTTCATCATCCAAGTGAACACCAAATAGACGGTAAAAATGCTGAAATGGAGCTTCATTTTGTTCATCAAAGCGACAACGGAAGCACAGCTGTCTTAGGGGTTCTTATACAAAGTGGCAAAGAAAACAAGGCCTTCAACCGCATCTGGTCCAAACTGCCAAAAGGTATCTCTCAAGAAGCGAACTTGGAGGGAGAAATAAATCTTGCCTCGCTGCTGCCAAAAGACCTGCACTCCGTTCGCTACAACGGATCACTGACTACCCCGCCATGTACAGAACATGTGAATTGGACGGTATTGGAACAGCCTATTGAAATGTCGGCAGACCAAATCAATCAGTTTGCTGCCATTTTTCCCGACAACCATCGACCTGTACAACAGCTGGGAACCCGTGAGCTGAAGACCGATAAATAATAAAATATGTCTGGACCAAAGTCTTCAGGCCAGTAGTAATACTGACCATCTTCATCACAGCGTCAGGAATCTTCACGATCAGATCAAGAGACACAGCCCCCCCTCTTTCGGGTAGTTTCACTGTGTCTATCCCACCGGTTGCCTTGTCACTCACTATAATATAAACGGGAATATAGTAGAAATTATGTGCCGATAACTAACACTCTCTAAATGAGAGCCACATACTTTATACTAACTATTTATAGTAAAGGAGTTGGCAAGATGTCTGTTAAAAGAGTTAGCCGCCGGACTAAAAAAGTTGTCCCTCCAATTCTTAGATATCGAACTAAACGTCAAACTAAATTTAGAGTTACTCAAGTACGTAACGGGAGTTTTGAAAATAGTTCCTTTTCGCCATGGCGTCCTGTAGGTAATGTATCTCTCTCGCGCGTTCGCCCTCATACAGGCAGGGCAAATGCCCGCTATTCGGTTCTGCCAGGTCAAAGTGCATCATTAACTCAAACTCTTTCTCTAAGTCCCTTTCGTTCATATCGATTAACATTTTTTGCTGAATCACCAAGTTCCACTGGTATCCTCCGGGTTAGACTTCTAGGTAGCACATTTTCAGGTGGAGTACTAAACCTCATAAGTATTCCTTCAGGAAGATACCAAAGTTATAGTTTGACTATTCCAGCAGCTTCTTTATTAGGCCGTTCAGTCTTTAATTTAGAATTCCAAGTTACTGGTACAGGAACAGGTTCCCAGCTGTCAGTATTAAATCTTGATACTGTTTCTATGGTTTCTATATAATAAACCAAATATAAAGGCCGCCTTATATATAATACAAACAAGAAGCCTCCTCATTCATCTCATAGAGGAGGCTTCTTGTTATTAAAGTTGCTGTCTACTGATCATCGTTATAATCGCACCAGTTGCTCCACCTTCACCGGCAGACCTGTGCGCATAGAACGGTTGGCAGCGATGCCTGTTAAAATGGACCATGCGCCATCAATATGAGAGGCCGCACGATGAAACCGATCCTCTGCCGGCTTATCGAAAATATCCCGCAGCATGACCGGATCTCCTCCGCCATGTCCCCCCACGCCTTCCTCTACTTCGACCTCGTAAGGTGCTGCAAAGTGAGGATAGATCGTGATAGTTTTCTCTTTTAGCGCCCCCTCATCTGCCTTGCTGCCACCGGAATTAACATAGGATTGCTCGGACACCCGAACTTCCATCCGTCCCTTGGTGCCGTTAAATACAATGATAAAGCCCTCCCATGGCATATAAGCGTTCAGTGAATAGTTCATTACCGTTTTATTCTGATACTTCACCATGACACTGAGCGTATCCTCAATACTGATATTGTCGCCAAATACGCTTTGGTCCCGCACATATCCATCCTCATGCTCCGCATCCAGATACATACTTTTTAGATGCTCGTTACGATCCAGGTGTAAGGCAAAAGGGTCATTCTCCGCCGCCTTGCTGCCGTAAGCCCGTTGATAGAACTCCGTCACGCCACGCTGCTCCGCATTCTCCCGGCCGTAAAATTTCAAATCACCCAGCGCATACACTGTCTCCGGCTTCGAGCCAAGCCAGAAGTTCATCAGATCAAAATGATGGGTTGATTTGTGCACCAGCAGACCGCCGCTATTGCGCTTGTCCCGGTGCCAGCGGCGGAAATAATCCGCGCCATGCTGGGTATTCAGCAGCCATTCAAAATTGACTGATAAGATGTCACCCAGTGTCCCGTCCATGATAACCTCACGGATTTTCGTATTATGCGGGGCATAGCGATAGTTAAAGGTGACGCGCAGCTTCCGTCCCGTGCGTTCTATGGCATCCAGAATGTCTTGGCATTTATCCTCGTCCACCGTCATCGGCTTCTCGGAAATGACATCACAGCCCAGCTCCATCGCCCGGATAATATACCGATGATGCACTCGGTCAATGGTGGTGACGATGACGATATCCGGCTTCACCTCCGCGATCATCCGATCAAATTCGTGAGCTTTATAGGTTGGAATCAGCTGGTGCTCGTATTTCTCTTGCAACAGCTGATTGGCATAGTCCATTCTCGTCTGGTTGACGTCACAGAACGCGACCAGCTCTGATGTATCTTTGAAAACGGTAACAACTTCACCGTAAAAAAATTCAGCTCTTCCTCCGGTGCCCACAAGCGCATATTTGATTTTAGCCAATTGGTTCACACCCTTTACATGAATTACTTCTATTTTATAGTATAAGAAAGAGCGAAATCTTCGCTTTTATTGTGAATTCGTCCAAAAAGTATGCATATATTATCCTCATGAATACTTTCATAAAGGAGCACGTCGTTATGATCGCCACACCCCTTTTTGCCATCGAGCAAGCGCTTCGGATGGTGCCGTTTAGCATGTCTGCTGACCATGTCCATCAAGCGCATGAAATCTATTATCTGCTGGCAGGAGAGCGTTACTACTACATTAATCAGCGTGTATACGCACTACAGAAGGGCGATCTGATCTGGATCAGCAAACATAATTTTCACCGTACGAGTAACAAAGGGAGCGGCAGCCATGAGCGAATCTTGATCAACTTTGATGAAGCGTTTGTAGGCTCGTCCGCGTCTGTCACTCCATCCGGCGATCAGAATCACCTGCTATTGCCTGAAAAAAGCTTTTTGCTTCGCCCCTCTGCAGCAGAACAACGTGAGCTGGAGCATTTGTTCCAGCAAATGCTGGATGAATACCATCAAGAGCATGCATACCGCCATATGTATCTTCAAAGCCTGTTGCTCCAGTTGCTGATCCGAATCCGCCGTATACAAGCGGCTGCTCCTGAGACCATAGCGCCGGAACGCAGCGAGCAGCAGCAGCGCGTGTACTCGGTGATTGAGTACCTGCATGCCCACTATGCCGAGAAGCTATCGTTGGAGCAACTGGCAGGACATTTTTATATTAGCAGCACCTATCTGTGCCGCATTTTCAAGCAGACCACAGGCTTTACGTTGGTCGAGTATCTTCAGGATGTACGGGTTCAGCAGGCTCGGGCGTATTTGAAGGAAACAAACTGGAAAGTGACCGCCATTGCTGAAAAGACGGGCTTTGACAGCATTGCTCACTTTGGCCGTGTATTCAAGCATTTCACCGGGCGTACTCCATTACAGTATCGGAAAGTACACAAAAAGGAGTAGGGAAAAGCCCCTACCCCTTGATACCTGTTAAGGTAATGCCCTCAATAATTTGCTTTTGGGCGATGATGTAGACGATGAGCACCGGGACGACGGAGATGGTGGTACCTGCCATCATCAGTGACCAATCGGCGGTATATAGTCCTTTGAAATTGTTGAGCAAAAGTGGAACTGTAAATTTCTCTGGTGTATTGAGATAGATCAGCGGATCAAGAAAGCTGTTCCAGGCACCCAAAAAAGTGAAAATCCCGATCGCCGCCAATGCCGGACGAATGAGTGGCAGAATGACACTCCAGTAAATGCGAATGTATCCCGCCCCGTCCATGACTGCTGCTTCCTCCAGATCGCGTGGAATTCCCATGACGAATTGACGGAGCAAAAACACCGCGAATGCATTAAACAAGGCTCCAGGTACAATCAGCGACCAATGCGTATCCAGCCAGCCGATACGATCCATCACCAAGTATAGCGGAATCATCGTTACCTGCTTAGGCACCATCATCGTAGCGAGGAACAAAATAAACAATATATCCGAACCCGGAAAACGGATTTTAGCAAAGGCATACGCTGCCATAGATGCGCTAATCAGCGTCGCTGTCACGATGATAAACGTAATGTAAAAGCTGTTCATGTACGCCTGCACGAAGGGCATGGCCTCCAGCGATGCCGGATAGTTGCTCCATACAAACGGATCGGGAATCCATTGTGGCGGAACGACAAAAATTTGAGAGATATCCTTTAAAGAACTGAGGATGGTCCATAGAAATGGAAAAAACATGATTAAAGAACCGACAGCGAGCAGCAATTGGCGCAGGAGCATCCTGCCTCTGCAACTAATCTCCATAGTGCACCCACCTCTTTTGCATTTTAAATTGCAGCAGTGTAAATATGAGAATAATCACGAACAAAATCATTGCCGCTGCCGCACTTTCTCCCATCGTGAAATCAATGAATGCCTGATCGTAAATGTGATACACAAGCGTATAGCTTGCTTTGGCTGGCCCGCCGTTTGTCATGACGAACGCCTGATCGAACACCTGAAAAGAGCTGATGACCATCATGATGGTGACAAAAAAGGTTGTTGGTGACAATAGCGGCAATGTGATATACCTTAGCTGCTGGAACTTGCTGGCCCCGTCAATTTCGGCTGCCTCGTAATAGCTTTTGGAGATGCCCTGAAGTCCTGCCAAAAAAATGACCATGTTGTATCCCAGTCCCAGCCATATGCTAAGTAGAGCAATCGACGGGATCACCCAATGCGTATCGGTAAGCCACATCGGGCCTGCAATGCCAATCGCTCGCAGCAAGTGGTTTAAAATGCCAAATTCACCATTCAGTATCCACATCCAGATGACCCCCACCGATACCGAACTGGTTACGACAGGCATGAAAAAAAACAAGCGATAGATTTCCCTACCCTTCACTTTATTGAGTACGATGGCTACGAGCAGAGCCAACACAATCCCCACCGGAATGACCAGCACCATATAGTACACCGTATTAATGAGCGCCTTCCAGAAATCAGGATCAGATAATTGACCTTTAAAATTGTCCAAGCCGACAAACAAAGGTACCCCAAAACCATCCCAATTGACAAAGCTTAAGTAAAACGCATACAGCAAGGGCAGCAGTGAAAAACATAACAGACCAAGAAACTGGGGGCCAATAAATAGATAGCCCCACAGCGCTTGATGCTTTTTCTGCATCTTGTCACCTTCCTCCCTGGTCACGGCCCATCCCGTGTTTACTTGACCGCCTTGGATATGATCTGGTTCAACTTCTCAATAGTTGTCGCAGCATCCTGCTTGCCCAGGAACATCAGGTCAATGGTTTCCGTGATATCGGAGTTCAACCCGGGCACCTGTGCATCATATGCCAATGCGGAACCATAAGCATGCCCTTTATCACGTCCCTCAGTCAGATAGCCCGAGTGCTCAATCGTCGCCTTTTTCATGATGCTCTCATCTGCGGCAGCAAGCGTACCCATGGCATTGCCACCTTCAACCAGCCGCGCCTCCTGCCCTTTCACAGAGACGTAGAAAGCTGCCAGCTTCATGGCCTCTTGCACATGCGGACTGTTTTTGTTGACAGCTACATATGCAACCGGGATGGCGACAGGCTCATTTTTACCAGTGTTGGAGGGCCAGTAGATATAATCAAAGTCGAGGCTTTTATTTTGGCTAAACAAGGGCTCCAGCCATCTTCCTGCCGCCAGCATGCCGACCTGATTGGACATGAACATGGCATCTGCCCCCTGCCCTTTTGGGAGTGAGCCAAGGTATACCGCATTTCCCTTTTTCACCATATCGTACATAAAAGCGAACGCTTCCTTGCCCTTTTCATTGTGGTCCAGCACATACTTGCCTTGTTCATCAAAGATCCGGCCACCATTCGACCACACCCATGAATACCAGTGAGCCCACCAGTTTTCCGCAATATAGCCCTGCTTTCCGGCGGCCTTCAGCTTGGATGTAACCTCCTCAAAGGCGTCCCAGTTCCACTTGCCCTCATCATAGTATTCCTGCGGTGTTTTCACACCTGCTTCCTTAAATACCTTTTTGTTGTAGTACATGACCATCGGGTTTGAGTCAGGAGTGACCCCATAGATTTCCCCATCACGCTTGGCCGGACCCCATAATCCTTCCGGAAAATCCTCGGCCTTCACGTCACTTGCCTCACTTTTTAAAAATTCACCCAAAGGCTGCACCTGTTTTGCTCCGATCAAACGCGCAATCGTCGACTCATATGAATAAAAGACATCCGGTCCGCGACTTCCCTGTAGCTGTGTCAACAGCTTTTGCTCATATTGGTCTCCCGGTACTGGTACCAGCTTAACTTCGATATTCGGATTCTCTTTTTCAAATGCATCCAGTGCCCGCTGATACACCTTCACCTCCGCAGGGTTACCCCAAACTTGCATCGTAAGCCGCACCTTTTGTCCATCTGTATTCTCTATTTTGGGAGAAGTGCTGCATGCCGTTGCAAGTAAAAACAGAATGCTGAGGGAAAATCCAATTTTTATCCAACTCATGTAATTGTCCACCTTAACCGCCTCCTGTAGCTTCGCATGGTTGTATATCACCCTTCTTTGAAGCGCTTACAAAACTTTCCCTATCATCATATGTAGAAGGAGAAAGCGCGATATCCCCATTTTCATTTTTATATAAATTTTTTTCTTTTGAGTGGCTCTGATATGACAGTAACCAAGAGAAAGACATCACGAGGACGTAAAGGTCTGCACAACAAAAAAAAAGAAGAATGCAGATCACCTGCTTCCTTCTTTTGTATTCCTTCAATTATGATTTCGTTTTCTATGACTTTATTAGCATCTTTTCAAAAGTGTTATAGCCATTTGTTTCGCCTATATAAGTATAGCCACATTGTTGGTAAAAACCGCTAAGCTTGTCATTGCCCGCAATACAATCCAGACGGATTCGATCCTTGCCTGCGAAGCGGATACCTTGCTCAATCCACTGCATAAGCTCACGGCCCAGTCCCTTCCCCGTGTTATCGCGATCTACAACCAAACGATGCAGATACACGGAGGTACCTCCCTCGGAATTCATCCCGTCTAATCCCCACAATCTACAATCCCAAGCACTGGGCTGCTGCTGCAAGATCACTGCGCCTGCCAAGCGATGATCGTCTGAGGTTCGGAAAATAACCACTTCTCCGCGTGAAATAGCACCACCCAGATTGTGATCATCTTCTCCTTTTAGTAATTTGCCCCATTGCGTGGAACCCTTGCTGTGCAGCCATCTGGCCGTCTTTAAAATTAACTCCTGAATCTCAGCCTGATCTTCATTACTTGCCTGATAAGCCACTAATCCTGGTTTGACGGATGGATCGACAATCGTCATTGATGTCATGCTGCACCTCAACTCTATTTTTTTATGTATAAAATATAGCATAAAAAAATAGAGTTTGATGCTCTAGCTATTAGCGTTCAGAATTTACCATTTTCAAGCATAGAGCTTCTTTGCCATTCTCTCCACATCATAAAGATCAAAAGGGGTATGCCGATGCAGGCCAGTACTGGGGTTAAGGGCAACCCAACCGGCTCATGGATTCTAGCGGAAATGACTTTGGCCAGCATCAACAACCCGCCTCCCCAAAGGATGGAGCCCAACAAGAGAAGCCGTGGACGCTTTCCTATCATACAGCGCATGAAATAAGGCACAATAAGCCCTATATATCCGATGGTACCACATGCCCACACCGTAATGGCGGTCAACACAATTGCGAAGGGAATGTACAGGGGTTTCAGCTGCTTGGGGAATGCGAAGACAGATCCTGCGACGAGAAGTGTAACCAAGGTAAGCCAAAACGTAAATGACCCTTCTCTTATTCCCCACCCTCCCACAGACATTGCCCACTCTTGCTGATTTTCTCCAAATAGCACAATAAATCCAGAGATTGAACGAAGGGCTACATCAATAATGAAACCAATCATGAATAAATGAATTCCCGCAGACCGTCCTCGAATGAAACGGATTCTATTTAATGTAAATACAATGAATCCCCCAAATACCGCCCCTGCAATACAAAGGGCCATACCACCAAGAGAGTCTATGTTCATTCCCAGTAAAAGGACAATACATAACCCCACCATTGCCCCAGGCATAAGTCCGGTTAAGGTGGGTGATGCAAATGGATTAGCTATTCGTAGTTGTAAAAGAGTGCCTGAAACGGCCAGACCTCCTCCGAGCAACAACATATCCAAGGCAAATGGCATACGAGTTTGGTATACAACTTCCTTCAATATGGGATCAGGATTGGAAGAAAACAACACTTCCCATAACTCTGCATAGCTGATAGGAAATATACCTGTGGTTAGCGATAGGAACAAACTAAAGATCAATAAAGCGAACCCTGTAACCAGGGTCAAAACTATTCTTTGTGGACGTGGTGGAACTGCGTTCGGTTCAGCAACGATCGTCCCACCTCCACATTCACTCCTATGTATTTCTTGTTCACTCATCAGATTTAAAAGGTCCCCTTTCCTCATTTCCCATAAAATATAAATAATACTATACTTTTATCGGTCATATATGGTGAAAAATGTAACCTTTCTAATCATTTCAACTGATGATATCCATATGAGGAAAGATGGAAGGGACGTGAATGAGGTGCCAAGCCGTAAACCTATTTTCTAAAGTATGAAAAGATGAAGAAGCATCGTATTAAAAAACGAGCTGACCTCCCGGTCAGCTCGTTTCAAATCCTGGTAAAGTGTGCTGCTCCATATTCACAATTTAATTCGTCTGTGCAGCAGGCACAATGCGGTACAATCCTGCAGTATCGCCAGTCGCGGGCCGTACCTCCTGAATGACCCAACCTAACGACAGCACCTGTTCCAGCCGATCATATTCGGCCTGCGTCAGTTCGGATGTGACAGCTTCGCTTCCTTCCTCCAGAGACAGCTCTGGCTCACCTCCAAGCGCCACGGCAATCCACGTACGAATGCCACGGATCGTATTATATTTGATCTGATACCCGTCTGTTACCGCGCTGACAAACACCTCCGGTTCATTGGCCGCCAGCCCGGTGGCAAGCTCCGCATAATCAAATTGTCCGTCCGTTGGCAGCTCATTTTGCTGCACCCGACGGATGAGTTCCTCAGGGGACCAGCCTAATGAACGTAAAGATTCCAGCATGAGCGCGTCCCACTGGGAAATACGTACTCTTTTCGTTGATTCAGTCATCGTTTTTTACCTCCTATAGGTTATGTACACGTACAACCAATCTTAACCTAACGGCTAACCGGGTACGCCACATAATGTCCGGGACTAATTTCTTTCAGCTCGCCAGCATCGTTGCTATCCTTGTCCCATACCCATGAACCGTCGGGTTGAGCCAAGCTATTCTGCCGCTCGCCGACCGCTCTCGGATCAGGCACAGGGATGGAGGAGAGCAGCGCCTGCGTATAGGGGTGAGCGGGCTGCTCATACAGTTCATCTGCGTCGGCTACCTCCACCAACCGTCCATGATACATCACGCCGATTCGATCCGAAATATGCCGCACCATCGACAAGTCGTGAGCGATGAACAGATACGTCAGTCCGAACTCCTGCTGGAGATCCTCCAGCGTGTTAATGACCTGCGCCTGGATGGACACATCCAGCGCCGAAATCGGTTCATCACAGACGATGAACTCGGGATTCACGGATAAGGCACGAGCGATGGAAATCCGCTGGCGTTGACCGCCGCTAAACTCGTGCGAATAGCGGTACAGGTGCTCTCGCTTCAGCCCTACCTTCTCCAGTAAAGCCACTACGGCATCCTTACGCTCACTGCCCTGATGCAATCTGTGAATATCCATCGGCTCACCAATCAGGTCAAGCACGTTCATACCCGGATTAAGCGAGGAATATGGGTCCTGAAAAATGCTCTGAATACGCCGACGTAGCGGCTTGAGCTGCTTGTCATTCAGCTTGGAAATATCCTGACCGTCAAAGCGTACCGTACCTTCCGTATAATCGTATAACCGTGTCAGGCAGCGTCCAACTGTCGATTTGCCACTACCGGACTCACCAACCAATCCGAACGTCTCGCCGCGCTTGATGTGGAAGCTTACGCCGTCAACCGCCTTGAGCACCTCGGAGCTGCGCCCTAACAAATCCTTTGCGGTCACAAAATGCTTCTTAAGCTGGTGTACCTCCACCAAGGGCTGATCCTCACCCGCCACATGGTTGGCCTCTCTCAACGCTTCATTCACCGTCATTCCCCTCCTCTGCACGACCCGCTTCGGACGTCTCGTAGACTCCGGCAGGCACGGCGTCCGGCTCGTTCAACCAGCAGGCTGCTCGCTGGTCAGAGCGCAACTCCACCATTGGCGGCCGCTCCACACAGCGGGCAAACGCATGCGGGCACCGTTCCATGAACGGACAGCCTGATGGCGGGTTCACCAGATCCGGGGGCGTGCCCTCAATCGGCACCAGCCGCTCACGGAAGCCGTTCGTACGCTGGGGTACAGAGCGCAGCAGACCCTGCGTATATGGATGCCCAGGACGATAGAAGATATCGTCCACACGCCCCTCCTCCATCACCATGCCTCCGTACATTACGATGACACGGCTGCACACCTGGGCGACGACGCCCAGATCATGGGTGATCAGGGCAATCGCCATATCGGATTGCTGCTTGAGCGTCTTGAGCAGCTCCAAGATTTGCGCCTGAATCGTCACATCCAGCGCTGTAGTCGGCTCATCTGCAATCAGCAGTTCCGGACTGCACGAGAGCGCCATTGCGATCATCACCCGCTGACGCATCCCTCCGCTGAATTGATGCGGGTATTGATTCATTCGACGCTCCGGTTCAGTAATACCTACCTGTCGCAGTAGCTCCACAGCTGCCTGCGTAGCTGCTTCCTTGCTCAATCCTCGATGCCTGCGAATCACCTCGACCAGGTGATAGCCTACTTTTTTGACCGGATTCAGCGAAGTCATCGGGTCCTGAAACACCATTGCGATTTGGTTACCGCGTATTTTACGCCATTGTTTTTCTGTCAGCGCGGTCAAACTTTCTCCACGGTAACGGATATCGCCGTTCAGCCGCTTGCCGGGTGGGGCAATCATCGACATGATCGCTTTCGCCGTAACGCTTTTGCCGCTACCGGATTCTCCTACAATTCCTACCGTTTCTCCAGCATCAATATGAAAGCTAACCCCTCGAACGGCCTGATTCTCCCCCCACGAGTGAAAAACGAGACCTCCAGCTGTTCGACAGACAGCAGATGTTCTGTCATTGTGTTTTCGCCCCTTCCTGTCGCTCCTGGAGCCATTGTTAATGGATCTATGCTGTAAATCACCGTTTTACTAATTTGGGCTCAAAGCCTACACGCAGTACATCTCCCAGTACATTAAAGCTCAACACGGTCAGTAAAATAAGCAATCCCGGAAACAATGCCATATATGGTGCCTGTGCAATATAACCTTGGGCATTATTCAGCATACTGCCCCACGTAGCGTTCGGCAGTTGAACACCAAAGCCGAGAAAGCTCAGTGATGATTCCATCATAATGGCTGAAGCGATATTGTTCGTCGCTCCTACGATAATGACTGGAATCAGATTGGGAACGATGTGCTTCAGGATAATGCCAAATGTACTTTGTCCTGAAGCCTTAGCGTATAGTACATACTCCCGTTCGCGCAGCGTCATCGTCTCTGCCCGCACCACCCGGGCGATATTCATCCACATGAGCAGGGCGATAATGACAATGATATTGCCAACGCCTGGCTTCAAAAACACACTAAGCAGCAATATAACTAGAAAAGACGGAATCGACATGATTAGCTCCAAAATCCGCATAAGCAGGTTGTCAATCCACCCGCCAAAATAGCCGCTCACAATGCCTACCACTGCACCA
This window of the Paenibacillus polymyxa genome carries:
- a CDS encoding ABC transporter permease, yielding MNRSKWRNIGIELMTSKMGAVALILLIVFSLGAIFAFLSPQDPNKLNVLERLQPPGGAHWFGTDDYGRDYFTRALYGGRVSLLVGFASMIIATSIGAVVGIVSGYFGGWIDNLLMRILELIMSIPSFLVILLLSVFLKPGVGNIIVIIALLMWMNIARVVRAETMTLREREYVLYAKASGQSTFGIILKHIVPNLIPVIIVGATNNIASAIMMESSLSFLGFGVQLPNATWGSMLNNAQGYIAQAPYMALFPGLLILLTVLSFNVLGDVLRVGFEPKLVKR